One window of the Archangium primigenium genome contains the following:
- a CDS encoding phage tail protein I — protein sequence MTTSSYFQYLPAVLQQDPVLGDFLKAFEHMYTGYSETGMPEGLELTLDRIHTWFDPVGENPHRGAPEDFLPWLADWVAVSLRQEWSLEFKRQFIRRAVSLHRKRGTREGVREVLQLLLPDVSVEVSRGDPEESHFFRVSFSVHKRDPAELARLAHQVSTLVDQQKPAHTVYALEIHSPSMQISHEQGKELRIGKNTLLGRVKFSPRKATT from the coding sequence ATGACGACGAGTTCCTATTTCCAATACCTGCCCGCCGTCCTCCAGCAGGATCCCGTCCTGGGTGATTTCCTGAAGGCCTTCGAGCACATGTACACCGGGTATTCGGAGACCGGCATGCCGGAGGGGCTCGAACTCACGCTGGATCGCATCCACACCTGGTTCGACCCGGTGGGAGAAAACCCACACAGGGGTGCACCCGAGGACTTCCTTCCCTGGCTGGCGGACTGGGTCGCGGTGAGCCTGCGGCAGGAATGGTCGCTGGAGTTCAAGCGCCAGTTCATCCGACGCGCGGTGTCCCTGCATCGCAAGCGGGGCACCCGGGAGGGAGTGCGGGAGGTGCTCCAGCTCCTCCTGCCAGACGTGTCCGTCGAGGTCTCGAGAGGAGACCCGGAAGAGTCCCATTTCTTCCGCGTCTCGTTCTCCGTGCACAAGCGCGATCCCGCGGAACTGGCCCGGCTGGCGCATCAGGTGAGCACCCTCGTCGATCAGCAGAAGCCCGCGCACACGGTCTACGCCCTGGAAATCCACTCCCCCAGCATGCAGATCTCCCACGAGCAGGGAAAAGAACTCCGTATTGGGAAAAACACCCTTTTGGGCAGGGTGAAGTTCAGCCCAAGGAAAGCCACGACATGA